The following coding sequences are from one Streptomyces sp. NBC_00536 window:
- a CDS encoding oxygenase MpaB family protein — protein MAERSRFARKGRFALREHLLALDPEGDHLEIYRISAGLEFPFDYLRGMELALLRTFAIPSIAALLDATGEFACAGQRRYDDTFLLMGALVRFGCDSPEGRTALRIVNRAHSWYRISNGDMLYTLAAFVLEPVRWIDRCGWRPLTSHERRAAFHLYRGIGQRLAIKDLPATYEQLASFYDEYEHTHQRPTPAGHRVAGAALSVMACWFPAPLRHAATKTALAALPPAVRTALGYQRPPAVLVHATAFALRVRARWLRHLCSPRTVSLFHVLPRVRTYTLDAPGAVMERFGIAAPVRTDHPGMARCPGHVDRS, from the coding sequence ATGGCTGAACGGTCCCGGTTCGCCAGAAAGGGCCGGTTCGCGCTCCGGGAACACCTGCTCGCCCTGGACCCGGAAGGTGACCATCTGGAGATCTACCGCATCAGCGCGGGCCTGGAGTTCCCCTTCGACTACCTGCGCGGCATGGAGCTCGCCCTCCTGCGCACCTTCGCCATCCCCTCCATTGCGGCTCTTCTCGACGCCACCGGGGAGTTCGCCTGCGCGGGCCAGCGCCGCTACGACGACACCTTCCTGCTGATGGGAGCCCTCGTACGCTTCGGTTGCGACTCCCCGGAAGGGCGCACCGCGCTGCGTATCGTCAATCGCGCGCACAGCTGGTACCGCATCAGCAACGGCGACATGCTCTACACCCTCGCCGCGTTCGTCCTCGAACCCGTCCGCTGGATCGACCGCTGCGGCTGGCGTCCCCTGACCAGTCACGAACGCCGCGCGGCCTTCCATCTCTACCGCGGCATCGGGCAGCGTCTCGCGATCAAGGATCTGCCTGCCACCTACGAGCAACTGGCTTCCTTCTACGACGAGTACGAGCACACCCACCAGCGGCCGACTCCAGCCGGCCACCGCGTCGCCGGAGCGGCCCTCAGCGTCATGGCGTGCTGGTTCCCCGCCCCGCTGCGCCACGCGGCCACGAAGACCGCCCTGGCAGCCCTTCCCCCGGCGGTGCGCACCGCGCTCGGCTACCAGCGGCCTCCGGCAGTCCTCGTCCACGCGACAGCCTTTGCACTGCGGGTCAGGGCGCGGTGGCTGCGCCACCTCTGCTCCCCCCGGACGGTATCCCTCTTCCACGTCCTGCCGCGCGTGCGCACGTACACGCTCGACGCCCCGGGCGCCGTCATGGAGCGGTTCGGCATCGCCGCGCCGGTGCGCACGGACCATCCGGGCATGGCTCGATGCCCCGGGCACGTCGACAGATCGTGA
- a CDS encoding ABC transporter permease yields MAAPVLVSGRMACLEYARNRLAIVLVLGFVPLWLVLEKITFLSYPVTFHPGPQAAVPVVVPGNAFSLIYAAANAITLIIGFLAFTATHRGRGFDRRLVRAGFSAPSLFAGRLAAVAVAAAATAGYTLVVIFALIDVRRPLFVGVALLLAALTYASLGTALAAVLPGELEGMFTIIMVSLLDSGLQNPMLNPHADEDRFQFLPTYGAVHAASGAAFSTADVTGRLTAQVTWYVLLTLLSLACFRAGTRGAARHG; encoded by the coding sequence ATGGCGGCGCCCGTGCTGGTGTCCGGACGCATGGCCTGCCTGGAGTACGCGCGCAACCGGTTGGCCATCGTGCTCGTTTTGGGGTTCGTTCCGCTGTGGCTGGTCCTGGAGAAGATCACCTTCCTGTCCTACCCGGTGACGTTTCATCCCGGCCCCCAGGCCGCCGTCCCCGTCGTGGTGCCGGGCAACGCCTTCAGCCTCATCTACGCCGCCGCGAACGCCATCACTTTGATCATCGGCTTCCTGGCGTTCACGGCAACCCACCGCGGTCGGGGCTTCGACCGCCGCCTGGTGCGGGCCGGGTTCAGCGCGCCGTCCTTGTTCGCCGGACGCCTGGCGGCCGTCGCGGTGGCGGCCGCTGCGACCGCCGGCTACACCCTGGTCGTGATCTTCGCCCTCATCGACGTACGCAGGCCCCTCTTCGTGGGTGTCGCCCTGCTGCTGGCCGCGCTGACCTACGCCAGCCTGGGAACCGCGCTGGCCGCCGTTCTGCCGGGGGAACTCGAGGGCATGTTCACCATCATCATGGTCAGTCTCCTCGACAGCGGCCTGCAGAACCCGATGCTGAACCCCCATGCGGATGAGGACCGGTTCCAGTTCCTGCCGACCTACGGGGCGGTCCACGCCGCTTCCGGCGCCGCCTTCAGCACCGCGGACGTTACCGGCCGCCTCACCGCGCAGGTCACCTGGTATGTGCTGCTGACCCTCCTGAGCCTGGCCTGCTTCCGTGCAGGAACTCGAGGAGCAGCACGCCATGGCTGA
- a CDS encoding ABC transporter ATP-binding protein produces MGTAEGVLETGFAAGNRPVLAAAGLSKSFRGRRVLDGVDLALPGGCIAGITGENGSGKTTLLRVLLGDLRPDAGRVLFGGSYGHCPQVPVLNLSLTVAQHLVLFRTAYRLTSMERAESLLGRLNFASCLAQEAGTLSGGTQQKLNLTLALMHDPDVLLLDEPYQGLDHETYQVFWELAAELRDRGKTVLVVTHFVPDSTPFDVLLTLSGGRLAVVGGTR; encoded by the coding sequence ATGGGAACCGCCGAGGGAGTCCTCGAGACCGGCTTCGCCGCGGGGAACCGGCCGGTTCTGGCCGCGGCCGGCCTGAGTAAGAGCTTTCGGGGCCGGCGCGTGTTGGATGGTGTCGATCTAGCGCTGCCGGGGGGCTGTATCGCCGGTATCACGGGCGAGAACGGCAGCGGGAAGACCACGCTGCTGCGGGTCCTGCTGGGGGACCTCAGGCCCGATGCGGGCCGGGTTCTCTTCGGCGGCTCGTACGGCCACTGTCCGCAGGTCCCGGTGTTGAACCTCTCGCTCACCGTCGCGCAGCACCTCGTCCTGTTCCGGACGGCCTACCGCCTGACGAGCATGGAGCGGGCAGAGAGCCTCCTCGGCCGGCTGAATTTCGCTTCATGCCTCGCCCAGGAAGCGGGGACGCTGAGTGGGGGGACCCAGCAGAAGCTGAACCTGACGCTGGCTCTGATGCACGATCCGGACGTCCTGCTGCTGGACGAGCCGTACCAGGGGCTCGACCACGAGACGTACCAGGTGTTCTGGGAGCTGGCCGCAGAGCTGCGGGACCGCGGCAAGACGGTGCTCGTGGTGACGCACTTCGTTCCCGACAGCACACCATTCGATGTGCTGCTCACCCTTTCCGGCGGGCGTCTCGCGGTGGTTGGGGGAACTCGATGA